A single region of the Nicotiana sylvestris chromosome 6, ASM39365v2, whole genome shotgun sequence genome encodes:
- the LOC138871540 gene encoding uncharacterized protein, with translation MIKRILSEEPGLSVPVHLNNEVVESSKKIGGSGSGEAAEGLVNLSSHADEPGSSIEETLAGLLKKVGESYNPKKRRTPTPKAPSTVKTNKKRKATSPTTAEIPLPKGRATRSKVKQSEDELQKAIAESKKKRMDKGKAKVAEPAEAVAVDVIDPVHQDEHVTMDVEVQNPKPKKTKTSLKKSSSVSKATKPSSLAKRSRSAVKAKQVKVTEEEDWSGEEEGESDYEQDKLAKFVK, from the exons ATGATCAAGAGGATTCTTAGTGAAGAACCTGGTTTATCAGTACCTGTTCATCTGAATAACGag GTGGTAGAGAGTAGCAAGAAAATAGGGGGAAGTGGTTCAGGGGAAGCTGCTGAAGGGCTGGTCAATCTCAGTTCACATGCAGATGAACCCGGTTCATCTATTGAGGAGACACTAGCAGGCCTTCTGAAGAAAGTGGGTGAAAGCTACAACCCCAAGAAAAGGAGAACCCCAACACCAAAAGCTCCCAGCACTGTAAAAACTAATAAGAAAAGGAAGGCTACTTCTCCAACAACTGCTGAGATTCCTCTACCTAAAGGAAGGGCTACAAGGAGTAAGGTGAAGCAAAGTGAGGATGAGTTACAAAAGGCTATAGCAGAAAGCAAGAAAAAAAGAATGGACAAAGGGAAAGCTAAGGTTGCAGAGCCTGCTGAGGCTGTTGCTGTAGATGTGATAGACCCGGTTCATCAAGATGAACATGTGACTATGGATGTGGAGGTTCAGAACCCTAAGCCCAAGAAAACCAAGACTTCTTTGAAGAAGTCTTCATCTGTTTCCAAGGCTACTAAACCTTCTTCTTTGGCTAAAAGATCAAGGTCTGCTGTAAAAGCCAAGCAAGTTAAGGTTACCGAGGAAGAAGATTGGAGTGGTGAGGAAGAGGGTGAATCTGATTATGAACAAGATAAGCTGGCCAAGTTCGTCAAATGA
- the LOC138871541 gene encoding secreted RxLR effector protein 161-like, with translation MGESKEIDTPIATATKLDIDEPGSSVDQKLYRGIIGLQLYLTTSRPDIIFSIGLCARFQTNPKKFHLTAVKRILRYLKGTTNLCLWYPKGSNFNLVGYVDADYTCFLMDRKSNSGMEHFLGSCLVSWATKKQNSVALTTVEAEYVDAASYCAQLLWIKQ, from the coding sequence atgggagaatcaaaggaaatagataCTCCTATTGCAACAGCCACAAAATTGgacattgatgaacctggttcatctgttgatcagaagctGTATAGGGGTATAATTGGTTTACAATTGTATCTTACtactagcagacctgacattattttcagtatagggctttgtgctcgattTCAAACAAATCCAAAGAAATTccacttgactgctgtcaagagaatattgagatacttgaaaggcactactaacctttgcctttggtatccaaaaggtagtaactttaatctagtgggatatgttgatgctgactATACATGTTTCCTTATGGATAGGAAGAGCAACTCAGGTATGGaacacttccttggttcatgtcttgtgtcatgggccactaaaaagcaaaattcagtggccttaacTACtgttgaagctgagtatgttgatGCTGCTTCCtattgtgctcaattgctatggatcaaacaatag